From the genome of Delphinus delphis chromosome 8, mDelDel1.2, whole genome shotgun sequence, one region includes:
- the RCOR2 gene encoding REST corepressor 2 isoform X1: protein MPSVMEKPSAGSGILSRSRAKTAPNGGQPHSEDDSSEEEHSHDSMIRVGTNYQAVIPECKPESPARYSNKELKGMLVWSPNHCVSDAKLDKYIAMAKEKHGYNIEQALGMLLWHKHDVEKSLADLANFTPFPDEWTVEDKVLFEQAFGFHGKCFQRIQQMLPDKLIPSLVKYYYSWKKTRSRTSVMDRQARRLGGRKDKEDSDELEEGRGAVSEGEPDAGDPKREPLPSRPLNARPGPGKKEAQGSQYRHHPLRTRRRPPKGMYLSPEGLTAVSGSPDLANLTLRGLDSQLISLKRQVQSMKQTNSSLRQALEGGIDPLRPPEANTKFNSRWTTDEQLLAVQAIRRYGKDFGAIAEVIGNKTLTQVKTFFVSYRRRFNLEEVLQEWEAEQDGAPGAPPVPMEEARRGAPLPAPALEEDDEVQITSVSTSGPRSGPPAPPPPPPPTSLSQPPPLLRPPLPTAPTLLRQPPPLQQGRFLQPRLAPNQPPPPLIRPALAASRHGARPGPQPAPTLAGAPLEPPAPSL from the exons ATGCCCTCGGTGATGGAGAAGCCGAGCGCGGGCTCCGGGATCCTGTCCCGCAGCCGGGCCAAGACGGCGCCCAACGGCGGACAACCCCACTCGGAGGATGACAGCAGCGAGGAGGAGCACTCGCACG ACAGCATGATCCGCGTTGGAACCAATTACCAGGCCGTAATTCCGGAGTGCAAGCCTG AGAGCCCCGCACGCTACAGTAACAAGGAGCTGAAGGGGATGTTGGTGTGGTCGCCCAACCACTGTGTGTCAGATGCCAAGC TTGACAAGTACATTGCGATGGCCAAGGAGAAGCATGGTTACAACATCGAGCAG gcactgggcatGCTCCTGTGGCACAAGCATGACGTAGAGAAGTCGCTGGCTGACCTGGCCAACTTCACCCCGTTCCCGGACGAGTGGACGGTAGAGGACAAGGTGCTGTTTGAACAGGCCTTCGGCTTCCACGGCAAATGTTTCCAGCGGATCCAGCAGATG CTGCCTGACAAGCTGATACCCAGCCTGGTGAAGTATTACTACTCTTGGAAGAAGACCCGCAGCCGGACCAGTGTGATGGACAGACAGGCTCGGCGGCTGGGGGGCCGAAAGGACAAAGAAGACAG TGATGAGCTTGAAGAGGGACGAGGAGCCGTGAGTGAGGGGGAGCCGGACGCTGGAGACCCCAAGAGAGAG CCTCTGCCCTCTCGGCCCCTGAATGCCCGCCCAGGTCCAGGAAAGAAGGAGGCCCAGGGGTCTCAGTACCGCCACCATCCGCTGCGAACTCGGCGGCGCCCTCCCAAGGGCATGTACCTGAGCCCCGAGGGCCTCACTGCCGTGTCAGGGAGCCCGGACCTTGCCAACCTCACACTTCGAGGCCTCGACTCCCAGCTCATCTCCCTCAAGCGCCAG GTGCAAAGCATGAAACAGACCAACAGCAGCCTCCGCCAGGCCCTGGAGGGGGGCATCGACCCGCTCCGCCCCCCCGAG GCCAACACCAAGTTCAACTCCCGCTGGACCACAGATGAGCAGCTTTTGGCAGTACAAG CCATCCGTAGGTATGGCAAAGACTTTGGGGCTATTGCAGAGGTGATTGGGAACAAGACTCTGACCCAGGTGAAGACCTTCTTTGTGAGCTACCGGCGCCGCTTCAATCTGGAGGAGGTGCTGCAGGAATGGGAGGCCGAGCAGGATGGGGCCCCTGGAGCCCCCCCGGTCCCCATGGAGGAGGCTAGGAGAGGGGCTCCCTTGCCAGCCCCGGCCCTAGAGGAAGACGATGAG GTCCAGATTACATCTGTGTCGACATCAGGACCCCGATCGGGGCCCCCTGCGCCGCCCCCTCCTCCGCCTCCCACCTCGCTGTCCCAGCCGCCGCCACTGCTGAGGCCACCTTTGCCCACGGCTCCCACCCTGCTCCGCCAGCCACCCCCGCTCCAGCAGGGCCGCTTCCTCCAGCCCCGGCTGGCCCCCAACCAGCCCCCACCACCTCTTATCCGCCCTGCCCTGGCTGCCTCCCGCCACGGTGCCCGCCCCGGCCCTCAGCCCGCACCCACCCTGGCTGGAGCCCCCCTGGAGCCTCCAGCACCCTCGCTCTGA
- the RCOR2 gene encoding REST corepressor 2 isoform X2: MPSVMEKPSAGSGILSRSRAKTAPNGGQPHSEDDSSEEEHSHDSMIRVGTNYQAVIPECKPESPARYSNKELKGMLVWSPNHCVSDAKLDKYIAMAKEKHGYNIEQALGMLLWHKHDVEKSLADLANFTPFPDEWTVEDKVLFEQAFGFHGKCFQRIQQMLPDKLIPSLVKYYYSWKKTRSRTSVMDRQARRLGGRKDKEDSDELEEGRGAVSEGEPDAGDPKREPLPSRPLNARPGPGKKEAQGSQYRHHPLRTRRRPPKGMYLSPEGLTAVSGSPDLANLTLRGLDSQLISLKRQVQSMKQTNSSLRQALEGGIDPLRPPEANTKFNSRWTTDEQLLAVQGPDYICVDIRTPIGAPCAAPSSASHLAVPAAATAEATFAHGSHPAPPATPAPAGPLPPAPAGPQPAPTTSYPPCPGCLPPRCPPRPSARTHPGWSPPGASSTLALSPEALHQPEAPEPLCRTSSGTSSFTEDRRD, translated from the exons ATGCCCTCGGTGATGGAGAAGCCGAGCGCGGGCTCCGGGATCCTGTCCCGCAGCCGGGCCAAGACGGCGCCCAACGGCGGACAACCCCACTCGGAGGATGACAGCAGCGAGGAGGAGCACTCGCACG ACAGCATGATCCGCGTTGGAACCAATTACCAGGCCGTAATTCCGGAGTGCAAGCCTG AGAGCCCCGCACGCTACAGTAACAAGGAGCTGAAGGGGATGTTGGTGTGGTCGCCCAACCACTGTGTGTCAGATGCCAAGC TTGACAAGTACATTGCGATGGCCAAGGAGAAGCATGGTTACAACATCGAGCAG gcactgggcatGCTCCTGTGGCACAAGCATGACGTAGAGAAGTCGCTGGCTGACCTGGCCAACTTCACCCCGTTCCCGGACGAGTGGACGGTAGAGGACAAGGTGCTGTTTGAACAGGCCTTCGGCTTCCACGGCAAATGTTTCCAGCGGATCCAGCAGATG CTGCCTGACAAGCTGATACCCAGCCTGGTGAAGTATTACTACTCTTGGAAGAAGACCCGCAGCCGGACCAGTGTGATGGACAGACAGGCTCGGCGGCTGGGGGGCCGAAAGGACAAAGAAGACAG TGATGAGCTTGAAGAGGGACGAGGAGCCGTGAGTGAGGGGGAGCCGGACGCTGGAGACCCCAAGAGAGAG CCTCTGCCCTCTCGGCCCCTGAATGCCCGCCCAGGTCCAGGAAAGAAGGAGGCCCAGGGGTCTCAGTACCGCCACCATCCGCTGCGAACTCGGCGGCGCCCTCCCAAGGGCATGTACCTGAGCCCCGAGGGCCTCACTGCCGTGTCAGGGAGCCCGGACCTTGCCAACCTCACACTTCGAGGCCTCGACTCCCAGCTCATCTCCCTCAAGCGCCAG GTGCAAAGCATGAAACAGACCAACAGCAGCCTCCGCCAGGCCCTGGAGGGGGGCATCGACCCGCTCCGCCCCCCCGAG GCCAACACCAAGTTCAACTCCCGCTGGACCACAGATGAGCAGCTTTTGGCAGTACAAG GTCCAGATTACATCTGTGTCGACATCAGGACCCCGATCGGGGCCCCCTGCGCCGCCCCCTCCTCCGCCTCCCACCTCGCTGTCCCAGCCGCCGCCACTGCTGAGGCCACCTTTGCCCACGGCTCCCACCCTGCTCCGCCAGCCACCCCCGCTCCAGCAGGGCCGCTTCCTCCAGCCCCGGCTGGCCCCCAACCAGCCCCCACCACCTCTTATCCGCCCTGCCCTGGCTGCCTCCCGCCACGGTGCCCGCCCCGGCCCTCAGCCCGCACCCACCCTGGCTGGAGCCCCCCTGGAGCCTCCAGCACCCTCGCTCTGAGCCCTGAGGCCCTCCACCAACCAGAGGCTCCAGAACCCCTTTGCCGGACGTCCTCGGGGACCTCCAGCTTCACTGAGGACAGAAGAGACTAG